In Burkholderia lata, the DNA window CTCGGCGCGAGCTTCGCGGTGTCGATCACGTCGTTCCTGTGGGACCGGCGCGCGATCCTGCATCACGCGCAGCTCAGCGAGCACGTGAGCGGGTTCGATCCGGCCGTGCGGGCCGAAGTCGCGCGGCTTGGCGGTGGCGATCCGCAACGCGCGGCCACGCTGCTGAGCAACCTGGTCGACGCACAGGCGTACCAGATCTCATTCAACGACGTTTCGTTCGCGCTCGGCTGCGTGTATCTCGCGGTGATCGCGGCGGTCTGGCTCGCCCGTCCGCCGTTCGGCCCCGGTGCCGCCGCGAAGCGGTGACGAAGCTGCGCGGCCTCGGACGACGCGCCGGTGATGCCGTCAAGCAGACGAGGGCACGGGCCGGGGCGGTGCCGGCAGTCGTGGTAGTTGCCGGGTAGGGGTACGGCGGGGGCAGGTGAATGGATTGCGGACCTCGCGCGATGTGTTCGGTCGCGCCGCGGTTGCTTGGGTTCACGGTCACCGGAGCCGGAAACAGCGTTCGTGACGATTCTGTCGCTCGCGCTGGATGTTCTGCATCAGTCGCCCTGGATCCGGGTAACCGACGCAAACCCTTCCGCAACGGTCGGCGGCGCAAAGAGGAATGCAACGCTTTCGATACTCGCAGCGCCGGTGCCCGATTCGAACACGTCCATCTGTTGCGCGTGACGGACCCCGAACTGTCACGTGACCTGGGCTTGCTTTGGTCGAACAGGACAGGGCGAACCCGCGCGGCGAGCATGTTTGCAGACATGCTGAGAAGCCTGTCCTCCAAGCCCGCGGATCGTTCGCGGGCATGATTCGTGATCGGGTATCGGGAACGTAAGCGCAACGCCACACGCAGACGTTCGTCAACTCGACCCGATTCAATTCGACGCCCGGTTTCCAGATCGTGACAGGGCAGTTTCTCCGCAGTTTGATCGCGATCCACAACCTTGGGACGATCCCGCTCCAGCGATCAACGAGACGCGGGAAGTGCGCCGGCATCCCAGTCGATCCGGTAACCGTGGTCGGAAGCCAGCCGCTTCGCCGGATTGAAAACCGTCTTCAGCGCGACAGGCATGATGACGTGCATCAGCGCCTTGCCCAACGGTCCCATTGCTTTTCGGGTGTTGGTCCTTGCCGCAGCCGCCGCGATCGCTTCGACACGCGCGCGACGCAACTGCTCGTAGCGCGCGAATGCCAGAGAGGGCGCCGGAATATCGCGCAGACAACGCGCGAGCTGAACCGCACTTTCAATGGCCAGCGACGCACCCTGGCCGGAACTCGACGACGGCGCATGTACGGCGTCGCCAACCAGCACCATGCGCTCGCTATGCCAGCGCGGAACAGGCGGCATCATCTCGCTGGCAATGGGCGCAAACAGCTGATCGGGGTCGGTATTTCGCAACAGCGTATGCGCGGGATAGTCATCCCCGTATAGCTCGCGCAGTTGCGCGAGCCACTGCGCCGACGGAATCTCGCGTACGGCCTCCATCGACGCAGGCATCGCATAAGGCAGATTGCCGAACCAGCAGATACCGCGATCCGGATCCGCCCAGTAGCCAAGAAATGCATGCTTGCCGAACACGAAGGTCATCGTGTCGACGGGAATGCGCAGCGTATCGAGCGGCACCAGCGCACCAAAACCCAGGGTTCCCGCGTAGTGCGGCGCCGGCGCGCCGGGATCGATCAGGCCACGCACCGTGGAGCGGATACCGTCAGCGCCGATCAGGATGTCGCCGTTCGCATGGCTGCCATCTTCGAACGACACACGGACACCGTCGGCCGTCTCGCTCGCGCCCACGAGCCGCTTGCCGTGCACGACCGGAATGTTCGCGTCCACCACGGCATCGCGCAACACCCGGTACAGATCGGAGCGATACACGACGCGGCTCGACTGCATCCCTTCCAGACCGTCGAACCGGGTCAGCACCTTGCCTCGGCCATCCGCCATTGCCATATGGGCAATCGGCTGGCTCACCGCACGAAGTGCGCCATCCACGCCGACGATCTTCAGTGCTTCGAGCCCGTTGGGCGAAACCATCAGGCTCGCCCCGATGCCGTCCGCGGGTGCGGCGTACGACTCGTAGATGGTCGAGCGGATACCGGCCCTGGCCAGCGCCAGCGCGACAACGGGGCCCGCGATGCCGCCGCCGGCAATCAAAGCATGCTGCACCTTCGCCATTTCGACCACCTCATAATCATATTATGACTACAGTATAGTCAAAGTATGACTAAGGAGGCAAGCCGTGCCGCTCATCGATACCAGGACCCGCAATTGAAACCCCGTTCGAGACAACCTTCTCCGCTCGCGATGGTGATTCTCGGCTTTGTGCTGGAAGCCCCGTCGCACGCATACCGCATGCACGAACTCATTCGGCAGCGCGGCAAAGACAACGTGGTCAACGTCGCGCAACGCAACAGCGTCTACCAGACCCTTTCACAGCTGAAGACGGCCGAACTCATCCGCGTTCGCGAGACGGCGCAAGGAGAAGGGCGTCCCGAGCGGGTGGTCTACGAGATCACGCCGCAGGGCAAGAAGACGTTCTACGCGTGGCTGGAAGCGATGCTCGGCGAGCCGCGACGCGAGTTCAACGAGTTCCCGGCTGCGCTCGCGACGATCATGGCGCTGACACCCGGGGTCGCACGCGCGCAGCTTCAGCAGCGCAGCGAAACGCTGAAACTGCAATTGACCGAGTCGGTGTCGACCTTCACGACGTGGCAGGACAAGGGGTTGCCGCGGCTCGTCATGCTGGACGACGAGTACAAGCAGGTGCTGCTGAAAGCCGAGATCCAATGGCTGGACGGGTTGATCTCGGAGCTCGAGTCGGGCGCGATGACCTGGAACGAGAAATATCTGCGCGAACTCGCGGCGCAATTCGAATAATTCGTCCTGGGGTTTGCGGCCGACTTTCTGCGGCTGTTCCGGCGATGTCCATCCTCAAATCAGTTGATCGATTTGATGAAATCGATCGATGCGTCACGCATCCAGCATCGGACGGATTCCGTTTCAGCCATCGCCGGATTCAGATGTCCACTTTCCAGCCATTTAGAAATGTCCGGTTTTAAGGTTGGTTTTGCTGCGCCTTTTTCCTCGTCTTGACCATTACGCAGCGTCGAAGGTCGGCGCCTGAACGGGCAGGGCGCTCACGTTTGTTTCTCCAGCTTTTGCGGGCCGTCGACGTTTTGGCCCGCCGGCGGCCCGCGGCCGGGGTACTGTCCCCCTCGTTCGCGCGCCTGCCCGCGGCAACCGACCGCATCGCCACTTTGTGGTCTGGCCCGCAGTCCTCCGTTCGAACTCCGGTTACCGTTGCTAACAAATGAGTCCCTTCACGCAGCAACAATGCACGGCGCCACCGGACAGCACCGTCCCAACGCATGGCCGGATCGCGCTATGGCAATACAACCGTCATCAACAAGACAGGAGAGCCTACATGCATAAACCGATCGACACGAAACCGCTCGACCGCTCGCGTATCCGCCATGCAAAGGAAACCTACGCCGATCTGTGCCGCGCTTATGTCCAGCGCAATCCCAATGGCATATACAGCGCCTACATCAGGTCGGCCATCGGGAACGATGCGACACTCGACCGGCATGCGCGCACACTGGAACTTTATGCGTCGTATATCTCAGATGGCGCAAAAGTGCTCGACTGGGGCTGCCGGCATGCGCCGGATTCGTGCATGCTGCGCGTGCTTTATCCCGATCTCGATATTCACGGCTGCGACATCGCCGGCGACGATTTCCAGGAATTCCACGGCTTCGCGAACCTCGACTTCCGGGTGCTCGAGCACGAATACGTGCTGCCGTATCAGGACGGCTTCTTCGACGTCGTGCTCGGCAGCGGCGTCCTCGAGCACGTCGCGTTCGAGCAGCACAGTATCGAACAGATCTGGCGCGTGCTGAAACCGGACGGGATCTTCATCGTCACGTTCCTGCCGAACCATACGTCGCTCACGGAAAACATGTCGCGGGCCATGAAGAACTACAACGGCCACAATCGGCTGTATCGGCTGGAATACGCGAAGAACATTTTTCTCCGTTCGGGATTCGTCGTCGAGGCATGCGGCTACCATCAGGTCTTTCCGACCTTCGCGAAAGGCGTGAACGGCTCGAAGCTGCTCGACACAGCCGCGAATCTCTGCGCGCGAATGAACCGGACGTTCGAGTCCATTCCGTACGTGAACCGCATCTCGTCGAATCTCTACTTCGTGCTGCGGCGCGTGACGCATATGTAATGCGAAGATCGAGCGCGGGTGTTGCGATAGCGTTCGTCCGCGCGTTTGCAAGACACGCGCTGCAGGCGCGCTTGCCATCGGCGACGTCCTGAATGACCTTGAATCGGTCCAGCTCGCGCATCGTCAGTGTCACCAATCCGGCTGGCTGCATGGTCGGCTCCCGTGCTTGCTCAACGAGCCATCCAGCATGCCAGCAGTCAAAAACACGACATCTGTAAATAGCCAGAACACGACATTAGGATATGGCTGCTACAACACAAACGTTTGAATCTTGGTACCTATGGCTGGGTGTTGCGTCGGGTTGGTTTTCCTGGTTTTGTTGTATTTCAACCGGAAGGCGGCCGAGTTATCCACAGAATATCCACTT includes these proteins:
- a CDS encoding FAD-dependent oxidoreductase, whose protein sequence is MAKVQHALIAGGGIAGPVVALALARAGIRSTIYESYAAPADGIGASLMVSPNGLEALKIVGVDGALRAVSQPIAHMAMADGRGKVLTRFDGLEGMQSSRVVYRSDLYRVLRDAVVDANIPVVHGKRLVGASETADGVRVSFEDGSHANGDILIGADGIRSTVRGLIDPGAPAPHYAGTLGFGALVPLDTLRIPVDTMTFVFGKHAFLGYWADPDRGICWFGNLPYAMPASMEAVREIPSAQWLAQLRELYGDDYPAHTLLRNTDPDQLFAPIASEMMPPVPRWHSERMVLVGDAVHAPSSSSGQGASLAIESAVQLARCLRDIPAPSLAFARYEQLRRARVEAIAAAAARTNTRKAMGPLGKALMHVIMPVALKTVFNPAKRLASDHGYRIDWDAGALPASR
- a CDS encoding PadR family transcriptional regulator, which encodes MHELIRQRGKDNVVNVAQRNSVYQTLSQLKTAELIRVRETAQGEGRPERVVYEITPQGKKTFYAWLEAMLGEPRREFNEFPAALATIMALTPGVARAQLQQRSETLKLQLTESVSTFTTWQDKGLPRLVMLDDEYKQVLLKAEIQWLDGLISELESGAMTWNEKYLRELAAQFE
- a CDS encoding class I SAM-dependent methyltransferase — its product is MHKPIDTKPLDRSRIRHAKETYADLCRAYVQRNPNGIYSAYIRSAIGNDATLDRHARTLELYASYISDGAKVLDWGCRHAPDSCMLRVLYPDLDIHGCDIAGDDFQEFHGFANLDFRVLEHEYVLPYQDGFFDVVLGSGVLEHVAFEQHSIEQIWRVLKPDGIFIVTFLPNHTSLTENMSRAMKNYNGHNRLYRLEYAKNIFLRSGFVVEACGYHQVFPTFAKGVNGSKLLDTAANLCARMNRTFESIPYVNRISSNLYFVLRRVTHM